In one Diabrotica virgifera virgifera chromosome 7, PGI_DIABVI_V3a genomic region, the following are encoded:
- the LOC126888614 gene encoding uncharacterized protein K02A2.6-like has translation MDNFYNPAPLEIAEIFRFQSKRQAEGESIQEYLHSLQKLAINCNFSTYLKSAIRNQFVFGLQSKRIQARLLETKGLDLDRAVEIAASMETSEKDSLVSVEVEHQELKHTLKLYVVDGDGYSLVGREWIHALEINLHQVNTILHENFEIATLLDKYKHLFEKSVGEIKGLEAEIYLKPGTKAKFCKARPVAFALRPKVEAELESLVNQGVLKKVAFSDWATPIVPVVKQNGDIRICGDFKITLNPCIEVDEYPLPTPDDLLSQLAGGDKYTKIDITKAYLHLPIKDEMKHLLTLNTHKGLFQPNRLMFGIASAPAKWQRLMEQMLQGIDGISIFQDDIRITAPNNTLHLQRLEQVLKKLSEHNLHINLDKSEFFKDEIDYCGYKMSKTGVSTSADKVTAIANAPIPTNRTQVRSFCGLINYYRRFLKDTSTILQPLNNLLKKNVNFKWSNTCQTAFDKAKKLICSRNVLCHYDPNLPLVLATDASPYGVGAVLSHIFSDGTERPLQFASQTLTTTQQRYSQIDKEAYSIIFGVKKFYNYLCARKFTLLTDHKPLVQIFAPDKSLPVLSATRMQHYAIFLQGLNYDIRYKNTDSHLNADALSRLPIKSEQNFTHDEPDIFEINQIETLPTNIRDLAFHTKNDHTLKKLLVGLKTGKPVDKRFSFNINQAEFSLQSDVIMRGQRVVIPTKLRNKILTELHTAHFGIVRMKSLARSYCWWPHIDQDIESLCKNCLECNKHKNNPIKDNSHIWEPPKFCFERVHADYAGPFNGGYYFILVDSFSKWPEIHFTKNTTTKTTIEICRKIFTTFGIPKVFVTDNGRQFDSHEFRTFMKDNGITQKFTAPYHPATNGQGERYVQILKKCLRAMRSEGNDREFELCKLLMQYRRSPHTVTGKSPSELMLGRQIRNRLDLLKPSCSDRVTYTDMSLRNFDIGTRVSVRDYFHSKWQFGIIVLRLGLLHYLIQLDDGRTWKRHVDQIRQIGEYTPSQNNPTCYIPDTITHNLIPREASIPEHSVSPPPTEVITDESEISNNMESSNSVPGAQTETEEPILRRSTRVRKPVTRLNF, from the exons ATGGATAATTTTTACAACCCTGCACCACTTGAAATTGCTGAAATATTTAGGTTTCAATCAAAAAGACAAGCAGAAGGCGAAAGTATACAAGAATACCTACATTCTCTACAGAAACTTGCCATAAACTGCAACTTTTCCACATATTTAAAAAGTGCTATACGAAATCAGTTTGTTTTTGGTTTACAGTCAAAGAGGATTCAAGCCAGACTATTAGAAACAAAGGGATTGGACTTGGACCGAGCCGTAGAAATTGCAGCAAGCATGGAAACTTCAGAAAAGGATA GTTTAGTTTCAGTGGAGGTTGAGCACCAGGAATTAAAGCACACTCTAAAGTTGTATGTGGTGGATGGTGATGGCTACTCACTGGTTGGTCGAGAGTGGATACATGCTCTGGAAATCAATTTACATCAGGTAAATACAATTCtacatgaaaattttgaaattgcaactttgttagataaatataaacatttatttgaaaagtcAGTTGGTGAAATAAAAGGGTTAGAGGCTGAAATTTATCTAAAACCTGGTACTAAAGCAAAATTTTGTAAGGCCCGTCCTGTAGCTTTTGCATTACGCCCTAAAGTTGAGGCAGAATTAGAGTCCTTAGTAAATCAGGGAGTCTTAAAGAAAGTAGCATTTTCGGACTGGGCAACTCCTATTGTTCCTGTAGTTAAACAAAATGGGGACATACGCATTTGTGGTGATTTTAAAATCACATTAAACCCTTGCATTGAAGTGGATGAATACCCTTTACCTACACCAGATGACCTACTTTCCCAATTAGCAGGTGGggacaaatatacaaaaatagatattACGAAAGCTTACTTACACTTGCCAATAAAAGATGAAATGAAACATTTACTTACATTAAACACCCATAAAGGTTTATTTCAACCAAATCGATTAATGTTTGGAATTGCTAGTGCTCCTGCCAAATGGCAACGTTTAATGGAGCAAATGCTACAAGGAATAGATGGTATTTCAATATTTCAGGATGATATAAGAATTACAGCTCCAAATAATACCTTACATTTACAAAGACTTGAACAAGTTTTAAAGAAATTATCTGAACataatttacatataaatttGGATAAAAGCGAATTTTTCAAAGACGAGATTGACTACTGTGGATATAAGATGAGTAAAACGGGTGTGTCTACTAGTGCAGATAAGGTAACTGCAATTGCAAATGCTCCAATACCTACAAACAGAACTCAAGTTCGGAGTTTCTGTGGCCTAATTAATTATTACAGACGTTTTTTAAAAGATACTTCTACAATTTTACAACcattaaataatttacttaaaaagaATGTCAATTTTAAATGGTCGAATACTTGTCAAACTGCGTTTGACAAAGCAAAAAAACTCATTTGTTCTAGAAATGTTTTATGTCACTATGACCCAAATTTACCATTAGTCCTAGCAACTGATGCATCACCCTATGGGGTAGGTGCAGTACTTTCACATATCTTTTCAGATGGTACAGAGAGACCCTTACAGTTTGCTTCTCAAACTCTTACTACTACACAGCAAAGGTACTCACAAATAGACAAAGAAGCTTACAGCATAATTTTTggagtaaaaaaattttacaattatttatgtGCTAGGAAATTTACTTTGCTCACTGATCATAAACCGTTAGTTCAAATTTTTGCACCTGATAAAAGCCTACCAGTTTTAAGTGCAACAAGAATGCAACATTATGCAATTTTCTTACAAGGTTTGAATTATGACATTCGTTACAAAAATACAGATTCTCATCTCAATGCTGACGCACTTTCACGTCTACCTATAAAATCAGAACAAAATTTCACACATGATGAGCcagatatttttgaaataaatcaaaTTGAAACTTTGCCTACAAATATTAGAGATCTAGCTTTTCATACAAAAAATGatcataccttaaaaaaattacttgttgGGTTAAAAACAGGAAAACCTGTTGATAAACGATTTAGCTTCAATATAAATCAAGctgaattttcattacaatctgaTGTTATTATGAGAGGACAAAGAGTAGTTATACCTACTAAATTgagaaataaaattttgacaGAATTACATACTGCACATTTTGGAATAGTTAGAATGAAATCTTTAGCTCGTAGTTATTGCTGGTGGCCTCACATAGACCAGGATATTGAGTcactttgtaaaaattgtttagagtgcaataagcacaagaacaacccaattaaagataattctcatatatgggagccaccaaaattttgttttgaacgaGTGCATGCTGATTACGCTGGACCTTTCAATGgaggttattattttatattggtagattccttcagtaaatggcctgaaattcattttacaaaaaatactactacaaaaactactattgaaatttgccgaaaaatttttacaacttttggtattcctaaagtttttgttaCAGACAATGGTAGACAATTTGACTCTCATGAGTTTAGAACTTTTATGAAAGATAATGGAATTACACAAAAATTTACTGCACCCTACCATCCTGCAACTAATGGACAGGGAGAGAGATATGTCCaaatactaaaaaaatgtttaagggcTATGCGAAGTGAGGGAAATGACAGGGAGTTTGAATTATGTAAGCTACTTATGCAATACCGCAGAAGCCCACATACAGTTACAGGTAAAAGTCCCTCAGAACTTATGTTAGGAAGACAAATAAGGAATAGATTAGATTTACTTAAACCTTCATGTAGTGATAGAGTTACCTATACTGATATGAGTCTAAGAAACTTTGATATAGGAACTAGGGTTTCCGTGAGGGATTATTTTCATTCTAAATGGCAATTTGGCATTATTGTACTCAGATTAGGGTTATTGCATTATTTAATTCAGTTAGATGATGGTAGAACATGGAAACGTCATGTAGACCAAATACGGCAAATTGGGGAATATACTCCATCTCAAAATAATCCAACATGTTACATTCCGGATACCATTACTCACAATTTGATTCCGAGGGAGGCATCAATTCCAGAGCACAGTGTCTCACCACCACCTACCGAAGTGATTACTGATGAATCCGAAATTTCAAACAATATGGAAAGTTCGAATAGTGTACCTGGGGCTCAAACTGAAACTGAGGAACCCATTTTAAGGCGTTCCACTAGAGTAAGGAAACCTGTTACCAGACTGAATTT
- the LOC126888734 gene encoding uncharacterized protein LOC126888734, translated as MFYESTKNMKLLCGLAQFVKSFFIFLHSHEHERNNRTARLILTRPITLFSKDSCEIHYEEYLTPYANKYVQFQIVASKQVVVTLKDRNLNMYEAESNGNKYIVFTNKCTCINFTSMLLPCKHIFATRLVEKIKLFDKSLCNERWSKEFYIKHQRVAKGVTTTSENISLQPFSVTQAVSPSIQTVNQKRKKALFVTNSLANLASLSSGSSFSYKMKILEAIETAWRQGHEVALNVISSSTDENTDQSIIANNEDSNGFCGILSANGHDQVARPKDLDLNIKADVNEILVTDEMHNAEVELVDLNEEQNNKDSFSEKGHGHLPISKDILDTNIIADEILLIAEMPNVEVEFIDQMEDQNNTEILSENGHGQLPIPKDSGDSYITDPNESNKKIQIISKIVLPPKIKVKGRPKGADETVIGLKRKRNKK; from the exons atgttctatgaatctactaagaacatgaaattgttatgtgggttagCACAGTTcgtaaaaagtttttttatttttttacattctcATGAGCATGAAAGGAATAATCGAACAGCTAGATTAATTTTAACAAGGCCTATAACATTGTTTAGTAAGGATAGTTGTGAAATCCATTACGAAGAATATTTAACACCATATGCAAACAAGTATGTTCAGTTTCAAATCGTCGCCTCAAAACAAGTTGTAGTTACTTTAAAAGACCGTAATTTGAATATGTACGAAGCGGAGTCAAATGGGAACAAATACATTGTttttacaaacaaatgcacttGCATAAACTTTACATCAATGCTTCTACCCTGTAAGCACATTTTTGCCACTAGATTAGTggaaaaaataaagttatttgaCAAAAGTTTATGCAATGAAAGATGGTCTAAAGAATTTTATATAAAACATCAAAGGGTTGCAAAAGGAGTTACCACTACAAGCGAGAACATTTCTTTGCAACCGTTTTCTGTGACACAGGCTGTTTCTCCTAGTATACAGACAGTAAACCAAAAGAGAAAAAAGGCTCTTTTTGTGACAAATTCGCTGGCAAATTTAGCTAGTCTATCTTCTGGTAGTTCGTTCAGTTACAAAATGAAGATACTGGAAGCAATAGAGACTGCCTGGAGACAAGGTCATGAAGTAGCCTTAAATGTAATTTCTAGTAGCACTGACGAAAATACAGATCAGAGCATTATTGCAAATAATGAAGATTCAAATGGTTTTTGTGGCATTTTATCTGCAAATGGACATGATCAAGTAGCTAGGCCAAAAGACTTAGACTTAAATATAAAAG cTGATGTTAACGAGATTTTAGTAACTGACGAGATGCATAATGCAGAAGTTGAACTCGTAGATCTAAATGAAGAACAAAATAACAAGGACAGTTTTTCTGAAAAAGGACATGGTCACCTACCTATTTCAAAAGACATCTTAGACACAAATATAATTG CTGATGAGATTTTACTGATTGCCGAAATGCCTAATGTAGAAGTTGAATTTATAGATCAAATGGAAGATCAAAATAACACGGAAATTTTATCAGAAAATGGACATGGTCAATTACCTATACCAAAAGACAGCGGAGACTCATATATAACCG ATCCTAATGAAAGCAACAAAAAAATCCAAA ttataagtaAAATAGTATTACCGCCGAAAATTAAAGTGAAAGGAAGACCTAAAGGTGCAGATGAAACTGTTATAGGACTaaagagaaaacgaaataaaaaataa
- the LOC126888761 gene encoding uncharacterized protein LOC126888761 — MNSCTPSISTNPEEALCHICSKIFKTRSSLNRHIKKIHKIDEPTNNMNQNHIICPLCEQDTNFNSHEKLRKHLQDLHQVSIELITFEFSSKQEYETWKDMQKIETSYVSHRTIRRKEHKIMYYDCNRSDLQGYKPNYKIRTEKAGGSIKIKGVCPSRLICKLRDQGQVSVSYWKTHAGHKEELRTMHLSKAEEKMVVEKLIAGVPPSRILKDSRKLETPQLDRLAVITTQDLTNLSTKYNIHKKRDQNDMVAAALKVQEWNANNKNYAFLFKKEGQQSPASSESATTARASSVGDHVLSKNLDHSSRNDHMYRSSDEDEMNASPTNDNVMFKEKKDYLNLGFTYDHSPVETTTEL, encoded by the exons ATGAATTCATGTACTCCATCAATTTCAACAAACCCTGAAGAAGCTCTCTGCCATATTTGcagcaaaatatttaaaactcGGTCTTCACTAAATCGTCAtatcaaaaaaatacataaaatagatGAGCCGACTAACAATATGAATCAAAATCACATTATTTGTCCCTTATGTGAGCAAGATACTAATTTTAATAGTCATGAGAAGTTACGAAAACATCTCCAGGACCTTCACCAAGTGAGTATTGAACTTATAACATTTGAATTTTCTAGCAAACAAGAATATGAGACATGGAAAGATATGCAGAAAATTGAGACAAGTTATGTATCTCATAGAACAATTCGTAGAAAGGAACATAAGATAATGTACTATGATTGTAACAGAAGTGACCTACAAG GATATAAACCCAACTATAAAATTAGGACAGAGAAAGCTGGTGGATCAATTAAAATTAAAGGAGTGTGCCCTTCCAGGCTTATTTGcaaactgagagaccaaggacAAGTTTCCGTCAGTTATTGGAAAACACATGCTGGACATAAAGAAGAATTAAGAACCATGCATCTGTCAAAAGCAGAAGAAAAAATGGTTGTAGAAAAATTGATAGCTGGGGTGCCACCCAGTAGAATTTTAAAAGATTCAAGAAAGTTGGAAACACCACAACTAGATAGACTTGCTGTAATAACAACTCAAGATCTCACAAATTTGTCCACAAAGTATAATATACACAAGAAAAGAGATCAAAATGATATGGTAGCAGCAGCCTTAAAGGTTCAGGAATGGAATGCCAACAAcaagaattatgctttcttattCAAGAAAGAAG GCCAACAAAGTCCTGCCAGCAGTGAATCTGCTACAACTGCTAGAGCATCTAGTGTAGGAGATCATGTTTTATCAAAAAATCTCGATCATTCTTCAAGGAATGATCATATGTATAG ATCTTCCGATGAAGACGAAATGAATGCCAGTCCAACGAATGATAATGTGATGTTTAAAGAAAAGAAAGACTATTTGAATCTAGGTTTCACCTATGACCATTCACCTGTAGAAACAACGACGGAACTgtag